From a region of the Arachis ipaensis cultivar K30076 chromosome B09, Araip1.1, whole genome shotgun sequence genome:
- the LOC107615606 gene encoding uncharacterized protein LOC107615606, translating into MSADDAMQLDALIQGKVAFSGHVISQGGIAVDPSKIEAVVQWEPPTTVTEVRSFLGLAGYYRRFIKGFSQIALPLTYLTRKEVPFIWMAEYDRSFKILKEKLITAPVLVLPDL; encoded by the exons ATGAGTgctgatgatgctatgcaatTAGACGCCttgatccaag GGAAGGTGGCATTTTCGGGACATGTTATATCACAGGgaggaattgcagtggatccttcaAAAATTGAAGCAGTAGTGCAGTGGGAACCACCTACGACCGTTACAGAAGTTCGGAGTTTTCTTGGACTTGCTGGCTATTACCGGAGGTTCATCAAAGGATTTTCACAGATAGCCTTACCTTTGACTTACCTTACACGAAAGGAAGTTCCATTTATCTGGATGGCTGAGTATGATAGAAGTTTCAAGATACTTAAGGAAAAGCTAATAACTGCACCTGTATTAGTACTACCCGACCTGTag